The following coding sequences are from one bacterium window:
- a CDS encoding T9SS type A sorting domain-containing protein: protein MKKVLVFILLLTCGTVWAAGFSPTVLKFDAPKTMQYDFDGKPLELPITVTGKPATVLFFVYTKDQAGKIVGVQNGHLGWHYVNKIDTCVYMSEAVTLPVGKANITWSGKNSDGAMVPSGEYTYYLWGFDSVSPRAIVCKFFGGRQNQAGLIQEYDSNNVALSVPIYYPPAGAIPQIAKENGGYDGTTNPGIKTRSKWILGSDPMDSTLIETTAYMGWNDHGKIAFMPGDHQYFFVENYIVKAVIPGGMQHVMKFKWVPNGLSDQVLDFGEDGMFSIANTSGGYAGPITDNVNSLWLVIGDNSYPDVDNPEAMYYVDTETGSLLRTYDLSWLWWDQREAERGITLNYKYHGGPTMANFKNGRMYCAGLSFCMKHCLDPYQEDDNDVTLWYNGNGDYVGDRFFEPDRGDLAWLCSGGSGAPWVYDYTADMNGFSIFSAYDLGAVSMGLMAPDGTGVGYFAFPGEASAIKYGQLIVDNESAFDGIYCDNAGDPDLMRSLWYVAQDSFKGTLTASSVNVAENAPQAFLVAQNSPNPFNPTTTISFSIPDAGTVSVDVYNVAGQKVATVANEFMSSGSHSVIWDATGFSAGVYFYTVKSGEFAKTMKMTLLK from the coding sequence ATGAAAAAAGTATTGGTATTTATTTTGTTACTGACATGCGGAACAGTGTGGGCAGCAGGTTTCAGCCCGACAGTGTTGAAATTCGACGCTCCAAAAACAATGCAATATGATTTTGACGGGAAACCACTGGAACTTCCCATCACAGTCACCGGAAAACCGGCCACAGTGCTTTTCTTCGTATATACGAAGGATCAGGCCGGTAAAATAGTCGGCGTTCAGAACGGGCATCTCGGATGGCATTACGTCAATAAGATTGACACCTGTGTATATATGTCCGAAGCTGTGACTCTTCCTGTCGGAAAAGCCAATATCACGTGGTCAGGGAAAAACAGCGACGGCGCTATGGTGCCTTCGGGCGAGTATACGTACTATCTCTGGGGTTTCGATTCGGTATCGCCCCGGGCGATTGTCTGCAAGTTTTTCGGCGGACGGCAGAACCAGGCGGGACTTATTCAGGAATATGATAGTAACAACGTCGCTCTTTCAGTCCCCATTTACTATCCACCGGCCGGTGCTATTCCCCAGATAGCGAAAGAAAACGGGGGATATGACGGTACAACCAATCCCGGAATTAAGACACGTTCAAAATGGATTCTTGGCAGCGATCCCATGGATTCTACCCTGATTGAAACCACTGCATACATGGGCTGGAACGATCACGGGAAAATAGCATTTATGCCGGGCGATCACCAATACTTCTTTGTCGAGAATTATATCGTGAAGGCAGTGATACCGGGCGGTATGCAGCATGTCATGAAATTCAAATGGGTTCCGAACGGATTGTCGGATCAGGTGTTGGATTTCGGTGAAGATGGCATGTTCTCGATTGCAAATACTTCCGGCGGTTATGCGGGACCTATCACTGACAACGTCAATAGCCTCTGGCTCGTTATCGGCGATAATTCATACCCTGATGTTGACAATCCCGAAGCCATGTACTATGTGGACACGGAAACCGGTTCACTGCTTCGGACATATGACTTATCATGGTTATGGTGGGATCAGAGGGAAGCCGAACGGGGTATTACTCTGAACTACAAGTACCACGGAGGCCCCACCATGGCGAATTTCAAGAACGGGCGAATGTACTGCGCCGGTCTGTCTTTCTGCATGAAACACTGCCTCGACCCGTACCAGGAAGATGATAACGATGTTACCCTCTGGTACAACGGCAATGGCGATTATGTGGGAGACCGGTTTTTCGAGCCGGACCGCGGGGATCTGGCATGGCTCTGCTCCGGCGGAAGCGGTGCACCGTGGGTATACGATTATACAGCTGACATGAACGGATTCTCGATTTTTTCAGCCTATGACCTCGGCGCAGTTTCAATGGGACTCATGGCTCCCGATGGAACAGGTGTAGGATATTTCGCGTTTCCCGGCGAAGCATCAGCAATCAAATACGGTCAGCTTATTGTGGACAACGAAAGCGCTTTTGATGGTATTTATTGCGATAATGCCGGTGATCCCGACCTGATGAGATCATTATGGTATGTCGCCCAGGATTCCTTCAAGGGAACGTTAACCGCGTCTTCGGTTAATGTAGCGGAGAATGCACCCCAGGCATTTTTGGTGGCACAGAATTCGCCGAACCCGTTCAATCCGACCACAACGATCAGCTTCTCGATTCCCGATGCCGGAACGGTATCTGTCGATGTCTATAACGTCGCAGGCCAGAAGGTAGCGACTGTCGCGAACGAATTCATGAGTTCGGGCAGTCATTCGGTCATCTGGGATGCGACCGGATTCTCGGCTGGTGTTTACTTCTATACGGTCAAATCTGGTGAATTCGCAAAAACCATGAAGATGACGCTTCTCAAGTAA
- a CDS encoding HD domain-containing protein, with amino-acid sequence MDKLHFPIHPQTLRIDTIRSFDIFSEGESGEMKLYHRAGENYTAKDHAKIFKMNVSALFVKNSERGRYYKYLETNISDIIDDPLLNATSKAEIIHSLLIAQAMTLFDSPGEEIINKYKESIKLTVDFIIKEENAIRYLIQSSTSSHHLFNHVVNVGIFGLGLAREVLPGDSSHDMNEIAAGLFLHDIGRFTIPKYFNTRKGPLSSEEWEIMKKHPEEGFKILKKFNALSDEITVIVWQHHERHNGTGYPAGLRGNSIHTYSKICSISDTFDALTSHRPYRPGKSSFNALAIMQNEMKGEFDPKFFAQFVKIFSRQ; translated from the coding sequence ATGGACAAATTACATTTTCCCATACATCCTCAGACATTGAGGATCGATACCATCCGCTCATTCGATATATTCAGCGAAGGTGAAAGCGGCGAGATGAAGCTGTATCACAGGGCCGGTGAAAACTATACCGCAAAGGATCATGCGAAAATCTTCAAAATGAATGTATCTGCTCTCTTTGTGAAAAACAGCGAAAGAGGCCGTTATTACAAATATCTGGAAACAAATATATCCGATATCATCGATGACCCTCTTCTCAATGCCACGAGTAAAGCCGAAATTATCCATTCCCTGTTGATTGCCCAGGCAATGACACTCTTCGACAGTCCCGGTGAAGAGATAATTAATAAGTATAAAGAATCAATCAAATTAACCGTCGACTTCATCATTAAAGAAGAAAATGCCATCCGTTATCTCATACAATCGAGTACATCGAGTCATCACCTGTTCAATCATGTCGTAAATGTGGGCATTTTCGGTCTGGGCCTCGCCCGGGAAGTACTCCCGGGCGATAGCTCGCATGACATGAATGAAATCGCGGCGGGTCTGTTCCTTCATGACATCGGCAGATTTACAATCCCGAAATATTTCAACACCAGAAAAGGTCCCCTCTCAAGCGAAGAGTGGGAAATAATGAAAAAACATCCTGAAGAGGGTTTTAAAATACTTAAAAAGTTCAATGCTCTTTCGGATGAGATCACAGTCATCGTCTGGCAGCATCATGAACGGCACAATGGTACAGGCTATCCGGCGGGATTACGGGGAAACAGCATTCATACATACAGCAAAATATGTTCAATATCCGATACTTTCGATGCGCTTACCTCTCATCGCCCCTATAGACCGGGTAAATCATCGTTTAACGCCCTCGCAATAATGCAGAATGAAATGAAAGGCGAATTCGATCCGAAATTTTTTGCCCAGTTCGTCAAAATTTTCAGCAGGCAATGA
- a CDS encoding flavodoxin family protein gives MKISIIYHSVSGNTKKQAELVEEGVRSVGGIDVKTMSIDNPDNGWIEESDAVIFGSPCYEGSCSWQMKKFFDTPKVDFSGKLAGFFSSQNWPGGGGADFAEMTMIAAALVLGMLVYSGGVSEGYPPVHFGAVSQKAPTSDIDRERAVKLGKNIASMAKKLFG, from the coding sequence ATGAAAATTTCGATAATCTATCATTCCGTTTCGGGGAATACGAAAAAGCAGGCGGAACTTGTCGAAGAGGGTGTTCGTTCTGTCGGCGGGATCGATGTCAAGACCATGTCTATCGATAATCCGGATAATGGATGGATTGAGGAGTCAGATGCGGTCATTTTCGGCTCCCCCTGTTACGAAGGATCGTGCAGCTGGCAGATGAAAAAATTTTTCGATACTCCCAAGGTGGATTTCAGCGGCAAGCTTGCCGGCTTTTTCTCATCACAGAACTGGCCGGGCGGAGGCGGAGCCGATTTTGCCGAAATGACCATGATTGCCGCGGCTCTTGTGCTCGGAATGCTCGTTTATTCAGGCGGTGTATCCGAGGGGTATCCGCCTGTTCATTTCGGCGCTGTGTCCCAAAAAGCCCCTACATCTGACATTGACCGTGAACGCGCAGTAAAGCTGGGAAAAAACATAGCTTCGATGGCGAAAAAACTGTTCGGCTGA
- a CDS encoding T9SS type A sorting domain-containing protein, which produces MEKTTGYFYSALAVLLLCIPHHARGDLPAGRWIHHERQTPQYDITAIFPGNDCKIWVSTLNTLHAFDGERWKKYTYGDQTLRDHTPFFRDEHGRFYFEDYGDLLVLDQGIITRYTGQEIRYPIIAAADRNGIVYFGMYDITLGGVYSFDGTAVKKLKTGRTRSLAVDASGKVWATVINPESSTMGLVVLDGGTWTDRSGEIAAILPAKTNELTVQVATDGAVWVNNLGRYGIYRDGSWTFGDGGAGPMFLTFDSSGRIWGYKNSVLYRLDDSGKWQVSRTIVKGITNRQNFLTEDSDGKVWIFDSFRVFTYSGAEWVEVKNNLDLASDTVTCMVYTGDGTLMCGHGLRDIPVDERKNCGISVWNGTDWHSFNTDGDLYLYNVYLLKRSPYDEIIAHTDDGLKVFNGKAWAAIDTLKAVNVADVAWDEGGTMWIASYGGLIEYKDPAVYFKVNPKWLYPFKVFYNMNYDPDGVLYMQTNYGAIVSYDEDREEVWESHASNTIYDMDIAIGSDGRLWCARKNNLSWWTKYDDWKDVTYLNGGRMVEIDEEERVWASGLGTTGYIEDDTWHSIPELPWAADRFAADGKGRYVVNAFDVNSTTNERSQFYGLYEFYPTPEHVAENRKPEPFITAGNYPNPFNPSTTIYFVLPDPGEVTVTVYAVDGQKVRTLASGRFPAGRSSVMWDSRSDNGKTSASGIYFYRITTDSAVKTGRMMLLR; this is translated from the coding sequence ATGGAAAAAACTACCGGTTATTTTTATTCAGCGCTTGCTGTTCTGCTTTTATGCATTCCCCATCATGCCCGGGGAGACCTTCCCGCAGGAAGATGGATTCATCACGAGCGCCAGACACCTCAATATGACATAACCGCCATTTTCCCCGGTAATGACTGCAAAATCTGGGTTTCCACGCTGAATACGCTCCATGCTTTCGATGGAGAACGCTGGAAAAAATACACGTATGGTGATCAGACCCTCCGTGATCATACACCGTTTTTCCGCGATGAACACGGGCGGTTTTACTTTGAGGATTACGGCGATCTTCTGGTGCTCGATCAGGGGATAATAACACGGTACACGGGGCAGGAGATACGGTATCCGATCATCGCAGCAGCTGACCGTAACGGGATCGTCTACTTCGGTATGTATGACATTACCCTGGGTGGTGTGTATTCCTTCGACGGCACAGCGGTTAAAAAACTGAAGACGGGGCGGACACGATCGCTTGCGGTGGATGCTTCGGGTAAAGTATGGGCGACTGTGATCAATCCCGAAAGCAGCACGATGGGTCTTGTCGTTCTCGATGGCGGGACATGGACCGACCGTTCCGGAGAGATTGCAGCCATTTTGCCGGCAAAGACCAATGAATTAACCGTGCAGGTTGCCACGGATGGCGCTGTGTGGGTCAACAACCTCGGCCGCTATGGGATTTACCGTGACGGTTCCTGGACATTCGGTGATGGTGGGGCAGGACCCATGTTTCTGACTTTTGACAGCTCGGGCAGAATATGGGGATACAAAAACAGTGTACTGTACAGGCTCGATGATTCCGGGAAATGGCAGGTTTCGCGCACAATCGTAAAGGGAATAACGAACCGGCAGAATTTCCTGACCGAAGATTCCGACGGTAAAGTCTGGATTTTTGATTCATTCCGGGTTTTCACTTATTCCGGCGCGGAATGGGTCGAGGTGAAAAACAACCTCGATCTCGCATCCGATACGGTGACATGCATGGTGTACACCGGAGATGGAACACTCATGTGCGGTCATGGATTGAGAGATATACCGGTCGATGAGAGAAAAAACTGCGGGATCAGCGTCTGGAACGGCACTGACTGGCACAGCTTCAATACAGACGGTGATCTTTATCTCTACAATGTCTATCTGCTGAAACGTTCGCCGTATGACGAGATTATCGCTCATACGGATGACGGATTGAAAGTATTCAACGGAAAAGCATGGGCTGCAATCGATACCCTGAAAGCTGTTAATGTGGCCGATGTTGCATGGGATGAGGGCGGGACAATGTGGATCGCTTCGTATGGCGGTCTAATTGAATATAAGGACCCTGCGGTGTATTTTAAGGTCAACCCTAAATGGTTGTACCCCTTCAAGGTCTTTTACAACATGAATTATGATCCTGACGGTGTACTCTATATGCAGACCAATTATGGCGCTATCGTTTCGTATGACGAGGATCGTGAAGAGGTATGGGAGAGCCACGCGAGCAACACGATTTACGACATGGATATTGCCATTGGCAGCGACGGACGTCTCTGGTGTGCCCGTAAAAATAACCTTTCATGGTGGACCAAGTACGATGACTGGAAAGATGTTACCTACCTCAACGGCGGGAGGATGGTCGAGATTGATGAGGAGGAAAGGGTATGGGCCTCGGGTCTGGGAACTACCGGTTATATCGAAGATGACACCTGGCACAGTATCCCGGAACTGCCGTGGGCTGCGGACAGGTTTGCGGCTGACGGTAAAGGACGTTATGTGGTCAATGCTTTCGATGTCAACAGCACAACCAATGAACGATCACAGTTTTACGGGCTCTATGAGTTTTATCCCACACCGGAACATGTTGCGGAAAACAGGAAACCCGAACCGTTTATAACGGCGGGTAACTACCCCAATCCGTTCAATCCCTCCACGACAATTTATTTTGTGCTTCCCGACCCCGGTGAAGTCACCGTTACGGTATATGCTGTTGACGGCCAGAAGGTCCGGACACTCGCATCGGGCCGATTCCCCGCCGGAAGAAGCAGTGTCATGTGGGATTCGCGGTCGGATAACGGTAAAACTTCTGCATCGGGAATCTATTTCTACAGGATTACGACTGACTCTGCGGTAAAAACGGGGAGAATGATGCTTCTTCGATAA
- a CDS encoding ABC transporter permease produces MKAIIRLIGRFQERRIFFILLGFWVIMTIFYPREFLNPAVLRATVLAMSSIAVIAVGMTVLLVSGGFDLSVGSVVTFSGVTAALVLKSGQPWIVAMVVAVLCGTLIGFGNGLMIAKLRINPFITTLGMMIFIRGLATIISGGNNIPIMNKAYTWIGQETLAGVQIPIWVCLACVAGGDFMLRKSRYFRQNYYIGGNENAAVLSGIPVAKIKIQNYMLSGALAAIAGILLSARLGNGSLTAGVSMEFKVVTAAIIGGCALTGGKGTVLGAFFGAMLMATIDSAINIMPVDSYWQEFVTGIVLIFAIIVDSIGKKE; encoded by the coding sequence ATGAAAGCAATTATTCGTCTCATCGGAAGGTTCCAGGAGCGGCGCATATTTTTCATTCTTCTCGGTTTCTGGGTGATAATGACGATTTTTTATCCCCGGGAATTTCTCAATCCAGCCGTTCTCAGAGCCACCGTGCTCGCCATGTCATCGATTGCGGTCATCGCTGTCGGGATGACCGTGCTGCTCGTATCCGGCGGATTCGATCTGTCTGTCGGCTCCGTGGTGACATTCAGCGGAGTTACGGCGGCGCTCGTTCTCAAGTCCGGACAGCCATGGATCGTCGCCATGGTTGTGGCGGTTCTCTGCGGAACGCTGATCGGGTTCGGAAACGGATTGATGATTGCGAAGCTCCGCATCAATCCCTTTATTACGACCCTCGGCATGATGATTTTTATCAGAGGGCTTGCAACCATCATCTCCGGGGGAAATAACATCCCGATCATGAACAAGGCATATACCTGGATCGGGCAGGAGACACTCGCCGGTGTGCAGATTCCCATATGGGTGTGTCTCGCGTGTGTCGCCGGGGGAGATTTCATGCTCAGAAAATCGCGGTATTTCCGGCAGAACTATTATATCGGCGGAAATGAGAACGCGGCGGTTCTTTCCGGTATCCCCGTGGCAAAAATAAAGATTCAGAACTATATGCTTTCGGGCGCGCTTGCCGCGATAGCAGGAATACTGCTCAGCGCGCGGCTGGGGAACGGCTCGCTGACCGCGGGCGTCAGCATGGAATTCAAGGTCGTGACCGCCGCGATAATCGGCGGATGCGCTCTGACCGGCGGGAAGGGGACTGTTCTCGGCGCTTTTTTCGGTGCCATGCTCATGGCGACTATCGATTCCGCGATCAATATCATGCCGGTCGATTCGTACTGGCAGGAATTTGTTACGGGAATTGTCCTCATTTTTGCCATAATCGTCGATTCGATCGGCAAGAAAGAATAA
- a CDS encoding sugar ABC transporter ATP-binding protein: MGGKESDDSILRLDGITKVFPGVRALDGVSFDIRRGEVHALVGENGAGKSTLMHILGGIYPPTSGRILLDGEEVRFRSAHDAHLKGIRVVYQELSVVPNLSVAENIFANIQPVNRFGFIRRGELNRRAADMIALFEEDIDPEIPAGELTIGKRQVVEILKALTLHPRVILLDEPTSSLTGVETEALFRTIRKLRDKNISFVFISHHLPEIFEIADRVTVLRDGIYQGTCDIGSVTEDELISRMVGRSIGDMFGGRQPYGGESRTVIEVNGLTLAGVFEDVSFTVKAGEIVGFSGLVGAGRTEVARTVFGLEKPDSGRIKLNGEDVRIESVNDAICRGIGYLTEDRKLLGLFLSLPVESNLVSPSIRRFTSQLGIVNDREIHAYAEEKIRQLNIVTPSVGQSVYNLSGGNQQKVLLGMWMGINPAVLIVDEPTRGVDVGAKEEIYRHIYDLASRGAGIMLISSDLNEILGMSDRIVVMRDGCIQKTIDKRDATEELIISYALGAGEAVA; encoded by the coding sequence GTGGGCGGAAAAGAATCGGACGACAGTATCCTGAGGCTTGATGGTATTACCAAGGTCTTTCCCGGCGTCAGAGCTCTGGACGGGGTATCATTCGATATAAGGCGCGGCGAGGTGCATGCCCTCGTGGGCGAAAACGGCGCCGGCAAATCGACGCTCATGCATATCCTCGGCGGCATCTATCCCCCCACATCCGGCCGTATACTCCTCGATGGAGAAGAAGTGCGGTTCCGGAGCGCGCATGATGCCCACCTCAAGGGAATCAGGGTAGTCTATCAGGAACTGTCCGTCGTTCCCAACCTGAGTGTCGCTGAAAATATTTTTGCCAATATCCAGCCGGTGAACCGTTTCGGATTCATACGGCGCGGAGAGCTCAACCGCCGCGCTGCCGATATGATCGCACTGTTCGAGGAAGACATCGATCCGGAAATCCCCGCAGGCGAGCTGACCATCGGCAAACGTCAGGTGGTGGAAATCCTCAAAGCTCTTACGCTTCATCCCCGTGTCATTCTCCTCGATGAGCCGACCTCGTCCCTGACCGGCGTCGAGACGGAAGCCCTCTTCCGCACCATCAGAAAACTGAGGGATAAAAACATTTCGTTTGTGTTCATCTCACATCACCTTCCCGAAATATTCGAGATTGCCGACCGTGTAACTGTCCTCAGGGACGGAATATACCAGGGCACCTGTGACATCGGTTCGGTCACCGAGGATGAGCTTATCAGCCGGATGGTAGGCCGCAGTATCGGTGATATGTTCGGCGGCAGACAGCCATATGGGGGGGAATCCCGTACGGTGATCGAAGTGAACGGTCTTACCCTGGCCGGTGTATTCGAGGATGTGAGTTTTACGGTGAAAGCCGGTGAGATTGTAGGTTTTTCCGGGCTTGTCGGTGCGGGCAGAACCGAGGTTGCGCGGACGGTTTTCGGCCTCGAAAAGCCCGACAGCGGCCGGATAAAACTGAACGGTGAGGATGTCCGGATCGAGTCCGTGAATGATGCGATCTGCCGCGGTATCGGATATCTCACCGAAGACCGAAAACTGCTTGGGCTGTTTCTGTCGCTCCCGGTCGAGTCGAATCTCGTGAGCCCCTCGATAAGGCGTTTCACCTCGCAGCTGGGTATTGTCAACGACCGTGAGATTCATGCATATGCGGAGGAAAAAATACGGCAGTTGAATATTGTGACACCCTCGGTCGGTCAGTCAGTTTATAATCTCTCGGGCGGAAACCAGCAGAAAGTGCTGCTCGGCATGTGGATGGGCATCAATCCCGCCGTGCTTATCGTCGACGAGCCGACGCGGGGTGTGGATGTCGGCGCGAAAGAGGAGATATACCGTCATATTTACGATCTCGCCTCGCGGGGAGCGGGAATTATGCTCATTTCGAGCGATCTCAACGAGATTCTCGGCATGTCCGACCGTATCGTCGTGATGCGGGACGGCTGTATCCAAAAAACGATCGATAAACGTGATGCCACCGAAGAGCTTATCATATCATATGCGCTCGGTGCGGGAGAAGCAGTGGCATGA
- a CDS encoding substrate-binding domain-containing protein, with protein MKFSRLALRILLCLSVLLIMSCGTGKQPADKTGENKSAGKRQDLYIEVSALSAVSYFYDHKMGLQRAGEDFGVETEYKGPPDWNMQAMIQAIELAVARKPAGIMVVGFEESLNDAVNKAVDAGIPVVTLDSDLPNSKRIAFVGTGNYDAGYRGGLKLGQLVGGKGKVAILTKVGQDNLEKRVQGYKDALATFPGVEIVRVADTKSDVVLSAQAASAVLTSVPDIAGFGCVEAAGPAGAATAIKEAGLVGKVKVVAMDRDNDVLTYIRDGVIDATIVQQTALMPYYGLMILYQLNHHDIPVSSDNTAAEVSGVPRYIDTGTILVDRSNCEYFMR; from the coding sequence ATGAAATTTTCACGGTTAGCTCTCCGGATACTTTTATGTCTGAGTGTTCTCCTTATCATGTCCTGCGGAACAGGGAAACAGCCGGCCGATAAGACGGGGGAGAATAAATCGGCAGGAAAGCGTCAGGATTTGTATATCGAGGTTTCGGCTCTCAGCGCTGTTTCGTACTTTTACGATCATAAAATGGGATTGCAGCGCGCCGGTGAGGATTTCGGAGTCGAAACCGAATACAAGGGGCCGCCCGACTGGAACATGCAGGCCATGATACAGGCGATAGAACTTGCCGTCGCACGAAAACCCGCCGGAATCATGGTGGTGGGATTCGAGGAATCCCTCAACGATGCTGTGAACAAGGCGGTCGATGCCGGTATCCCCGTAGTGACCCTCGATTCCGACCTTCCCAACTCGAAACGTATCGCCTTTGTTGGTACGGGTAATTACGATGCCGGTTACAGGGGCGGGCTCAAACTCGGCCAGCTTGTCGGCGGCAAAGGGAAAGTTGCGATTCTGACAAAAGTGGGGCAGGATAACCTGGAAAAAAGGGTTCAGGGATACAAGGACGCTCTGGCGACATTTCCGGGAGTGGAAATCGTGCGTGTCGCGGATACGAAGTCCGATGTGGTTCTCAGCGCACAGGCGGCATCGGCTGTGCTTACATCGGTGCCCGATATCGCCGGTTTCGGCTGTGTTGAGGCGGCCGGGCCCGCCGGGGCGGCAACAGCTATCAAGGAAGCGGGTCTGGTCGGTAAGGTGAAAGTTGTCGCCATGGACCGTGACAACGATGTCCTCACCTATATCAGGGACGGCGTCATCGATGCGACCATCGTTCAGCAGACCGCGCTCATGCCTTATTACGGGCTTATGATACTCTATCAGCTCAACCATCATGATATTCCTGTCTCCTCTGACAATACCGCCGCAGAGGTAAGCGGAGTGCCCCGTTATATCGATACCGGTACGATTCTTGTCGACAGGAGCAACTGCGAATATTTCATGAGGTAA